In Ursus arctos isolate Adak ecotype North America unplaced genomic scaffold, UrsArc2.0 scaffold_3, whole genome shotgun sequence, one DNA window encodes the following:
- the MRPS33 gene encoding 28S ribosomal protein S33, mitochondrial, with protein MSSLSEYALRMTRLSARLFGEVARPTDSKSMKVVKLFSEQPLAKRKETYDWYPNHNTYFALMGTLRFLGLYRDEHQDFRDEQLRLKKLRGKGKPKKGEGKRAAKKK; from the exons ATGTCTTCACTTTCAGAATATGCCTTGCGCATGACTCGTCTGAGTGCCCGGCTGTTCGGTGAGGTTGCCAGGCCTACTGATTCCAAATCCATGAAGGTGGTGAAACTGTTCAGTGAGCAGCCTCTGGCCAAGAGGAAGGAGACTTATGACTGGTATCCAAATCACAACACTTATTTTGCGCTCATGGGGACGCTGCGTTTTCTTGGCCTTTATAG AGACGAGCATCAGGACTTCAGGGATGAGCAGTTGCGTCTAAAGAAGCTTCGTGGCAAGGGGAAAccaaagaaaggagaagggaaaagagcagcaaaaaagaaatag